A stretch of Peteryoungia algae DNA encodes these proteins:
- a CDS encoding enoyl-CoA hydratase/isomerase family protein has product MAGVATAVADAIATVRFDREGKANALNAELIRGLEAAAVEVSRRADIAVAILTGAPKIFAAGVDLKDEALWKPGSGDVERSQAMNAGGRMTGAWLQVSQPVIAAIEGPAIGGGAILALTADFRVMAASSYLRFPEVRLGMTLGWGGLPLLVERVGSTRAKRILFCDEKIEAQEALALGLCDRVVEDGTAEAAARRWAAELADVPQLALRVTKSAIDGHARQNWAAASEGHLFYLAQRIVEGASR; this is encoded by the coding sequence ATGGCGGGAGTGGCGACAGCAGTAGCGGACGCGATTGCGACGGTTCGTTTTGATCGGGAAGGAAAGGCGAACGCCCTCAATGCCGAACTCATCCGGGGCCTTGAGGCGGCGGCTGTCGAAGTGAGCCGGCGCGCCGATATCGCAGTCGCGATCCTGACGGGCGCGCCTAAGATCTTCGCAGCTGGCGTGGATCTCAAGGACGAAGCGCTCTGGAAGCCAGGTTCCGGCGATGTCGAACGCTCGCAGGCCATGAATGCCGGTGGTCGCATGACGGGCGCCTGGCTGCAGGTGTCGCAGCCGGTCATCGCAGCCATCGAAGGACCCGCAATTGGTGGTGGCGCAATTCTCGCTTTGACCGCGGACTTTCGCGTGATGGCAGCCTCTTCCTATCTTCGCTTCCCGGAAGTGCGCCTCGGCATGACCCTTGGTTGGGGCGGCCTGCCGCTGCTAGTCGAGCGCGTCGGCTCGACGCGAGCCAAGCGCATCCTGTTCTGTGACGAGAAAATCGAGGCGCAGGAAGCCCTGGCGCTTGGCCTTTGCGACCGCGTAGTCGAGGACGGAACAGCAGAAGCCGCAGCTCGCCGCTGGGCGGCGGAGCTGGCCGACGTGCCTCAGCTGGCGCTTCGCGTCACGAAATCGGCCATCGACGGCCATGCCCGCCAGAATTGGGCGGCAGCCAGCGAGGGTCATCTATTCTACCTGGCGCAGCGCATCGTCGAGGGTGCTAGCCGATAA
- a CDS encoding Lrp/AsnC family transcriptional regulator: protein MQGTDSIDRMILSILTKEARIPMKSLAGRIGLSRSATTERVTRLEKAGIIRGYRADIGQLDDGQIQAFLLVTLKRTPSLGVLDRLAGFAAVRKVSSVSGQLDLVVEVEVRSINALNELRNEVSAMDSVDDLTSLIVLRREIERS, encoded by the coding sequence ATGCAGGGCACGGACAGCATCGACCGGATGATCCTCAGCATCCTCACCAAGGAAGCCCGCATCCCCATGAAGTCGCTTGCCGGGCGCATAGGGCTGTCCCGCAGTGCGACGACGGAGCGCGTCACGCGACTGGAAAAGGCGGGTATCATTCGGGGCTACCGCGCTGATATCGGCCAGCTCGACGACGGCCAGATCCAGGCCTTCCTGCTGGTGACGCTGAAGCGCACGCCTTCGCTCGGCGTGCTGGACCGGCTGGCCGGCTTCGCCGCTGTGCGCAAGGTGTCTTCGGTAAGCGGCCAGCTCGACCTCGTCGTGGAGGTTGAGGTCAGATCTATCAACGCGCTGAACGAACTGCGGAACGAAGTCTCAGCGATGGATAGTGTAGATGACTTGACGAGCTTGATTGTACTACGGCGAGAGATAGAACGGAGCTAA
- a CDS encoding AMP-binding protein: MTIGKACALDAALDRDRAVLRYILDFYGSERPQAPFVHFWPGDEWSYGETLQRVRLRATTLAETGVKRGDHVLCLMGNGPDLLCTWFAINYLGAVYVPINTGARGKMLEHILADADAPLLVASAPFVERLGDVSPGKVKTVLVVDGEPQAIAGLDVRPLVDPETEDAALLELSHPIEPWDLYAIMYTSGTTGNAKGVMSSYTQLYTMGPDAFDCVDDDDRCMICGPIFHCGSTLYVYAMLARGLSIGMMREFKTGTFWQAVRDTGSTYCLLLGVMASFLLKQPPSANDKNHPLRRAFITPFGEDGPLFASRFGVDAWTIYNMTEISSPLVAGPGITNKGVTGKPRPWYELRLVDANDIEVADGEVGELVVRTHRPWALMRGYYNNPAATAEAMRNGWFHTGDGFRRQSDGTYYFVDRLKDVIRRRGENISSFALESEVLNIPAIRECAAVAVPSEFSEDDVLIIVTPVEGATIDPVEVTNELTKSLPHFMVPRFVRILGELPKTASGKVQKHILRSQGVTSDTFDRTALATGRAGA; the protein is encoded by the coding sequence ATGACTATTGGCAAGGCTTGCGCATTGGACGCAGCCCTCGATCGCGACAGAGCGGTGCTTCGCTATATTCTGGACTTCTATGGGTCAGAGCGCCCGCAGGCCCCATTCGTGCATTTCTGGCCGGGTGACGAATGGAGCTATGGTGAGACGCTGCAGCGCGTGCGCCTCCGCGCCACGACCCTCGCCGAAACAGGCGTCAAGCGTGGCGACCACGTACTCTGCCTGATGGGCAATGGACCCGACCTTCTTTGTACCTGGTTCGCCATCAACTATCTTGGTGCGGTCTATGTGCCTATCAATACGGGCGCACGTGGCAAGATGCTGGAGCACATTCTCGCCGATGCCGACGCGCCTCTGCTCGTCGCCAGCGCCCCATTTGTCGAACGCCTTGGCGACGTGTCGCCAGGCAAGGTGAAGACGGTGTTGGTGGTGGATGGCGAGCCGCAGGCGATTGCCGGGCTGGATGTTCGCCCGCTTGTCGATCCGGAAACGGAAGATGCAGCACTGCTCGAGCTTTCCCACCCGATCGAGCCATGGGACCTCTACGCTATCATGTACACGTCCGGAACGACCGGAAACGCCAAGGGCGTGATGAGCAGCTACACGCAACTCTATACGATGGGCCCAGATGCGTTCGACTGCGTCGACGATGACGATCGCTGCATGATCTGCGGCCCGATCTTCCACTGCGGCTCTACGCTTTATGTCTACGCGATGCTGGCACGCGGCCTTTCAATCGGCATGATGCGCGAGTTCAAGACCGGTACGTTTTGGCAGGCAGTCCGCGACACCGGCTCGACCTATTGCCTGCTGCTCGGCGTCATGGCGAGCTTCCTTCTGAAGCAGCCGCCGTCAGCAAATGACAAGAACCATCCGCTTCGTCGCGCATTCATCACGCCGTTTGGTGAGGATGGCCCGCTCTTTGCCAGCAGATTTGGCGTAGACGCGTGGACGATCTACAATATGACTGAAATCTCGAGCCCCCTGGTGGCAGGCCCCGGCATCACGAACAAGGGCGTCACGGGCAAGCCTCGTCCCTGGTACGAATTGCGTTTGGTCGACGCAAACGACATCGAAGTTGCGGACGGAGAGGTCGGCGAGCTCGTCGTGCGCACCCACCGGCCTTGGGCGCTGATGCGCGGCTACTATAACAATCCTGCCGCAACAGCAGAAGCAATGCGCAACGGCTGGTTCCACACAGGCGACGGCTTCCGCCGCCAGAGCGACGGAACCTATTATTTTGTTGACCGGCTGAAGGATGTCATCCGTCGACGCGGCGAGAATATTTCTTCTTTCGCGCTGGAGAGCGAAGTGCTGAACATCCCCGCGATCCGCGAATGTGCGGCTGTCGCGGTACCCTCCGAGTTCAGCGAGGACGATGTACTGATCATCGTGACACCCGTCGAAGGGGCCACCATCGACCCAGTCGAGGTGACCAATGAACTGACAAAATCGCTACCACACTTCATGGTGCCACGCTTTGTACGCATTCTCGGCGAACTGCCGAAGACGGCCTCCGGTAAAGTGCAAAAGCACATTTTGCGGTCTCAAGGTGTCACTTCCGACACATTCGACCGTACCGCGTTGGCCACGGGCCGTGCCGGCGCCTGA
- a CDS encoding amino acid ABC transporter substrate-binding protein, whose product MKTTIMALAAAAFAAGTAYAGTFDVIKERGEVRCGVSQGVLGFSGPDKNGVWGGFDVDFCRAVAAVTLGNPDKVAYVPLSTKDRFTALQSGEVDLLSRQTTWTLSRDTDLGMSFVGVNYYDGQAFMVNKEVGVKSVKELSGASICTETGTTTEQNMADYFSANKMEYEVIAFEKPDQTIQAFNTGRCDVYSTDASALYAQRLTLNDPDRFVVLPEIISKEPLGPAVRQGDDQWFKIVRWTLFALIEAEEMGITKENAASLAESGTVAQKRFLGIESEAGKTLGLASKWAYEAISAVGNYGEIFERHLGKDSPLKIDRGLNRLWNEGGLMYAPPAR is encoded by the coding sequence ATGAAGACTACCATAATGGCCCTCGCGGCCGCAGCCTTTGCCGCCGGCACGGCCTATGCCGGCACTTTCGATGTCATCAAGGAGCGCGGCGAGGTTCGCTGCGGCGTCAGCCAGGGCGTGCTCGGCTTTTCCGGGCCGGACAAGAACGGCGTCTGGGGCGGTTTCGACGTCGATTTCTGCCGGGCGGTCGCTGCGGTCACACTCGGTAACCCGGACAAGGTGGCCTATGTGCCGCTTTCCACCAAGGACCGCTTCACGGCGCTGCAATCGGGCGAAGTCGACCTTCTCTCTCGTCAGACGACCTGGACGCTCTCGCGCGACACCGATCTCGGCATGAGCTTCGTTGGCGTCAACTACTATGACGGTCAGGCCTTCATGGTGAACAAGGAGGTCGGCGTGAAGAGCGTCAAGGAGCTCTCCGGCGCCTCCATCTGCACAGAAACCGGCACGACGACCGAGCAGAACATGGCCGACTATTTCAGCGCCAACAAGATGGAGTACGAGGTCATCGCCTTCGAAAAGCCGGACCAGACGATCCAGGCCTTCAACACCGGCCGATGCGACGTCTACTCGACAGATGCTTCCGCGCTCTACGCCCAGCGCCTGACGCTCAACGATCCTGACCGTTTCGTGGTGTTGCCCGAGATCATCTCCAAGGAGCCGCTCGGCCCGGCCGTGCGCCAGGGCGACGACCAGTGGTTCAAGATCGTACGGTGGACGCTGTTTGCGCTGATCGAAGCCGAGGAAATGGGCATCACCAAGGAGAATGCGGCTTCCCTCGCCGAGAGCGGGACAGTCGCGCAGAAGCGTTTCCTCGGCATCGAGAGCGAGGCCGGCAAGACGTTGGGGCTCGCTTCGAAATGGGCCTATGAGGCGATTTCTGCCGTCGGCAACTACGGCGAAATCTTCGAACGTCACCTCGGCAAGGACAGCCCGCTTAAGATTGATCGCGGCCTCAATCGCCTGTGGAATGAGGGCGGCCTGATGTACGCCCCGCCCGCTCGCTGA
- a CDS encoding aminotransferase class III-fold pyridoxal phosphate-dependent enzyme → MNDILKTSPNFTLEAAVDLLKEHYGLAGKVSPLASERDQNFKVESAEGTFILKIVNAAEPAVESDFQTALLAHLATHAGDLPVPHIRPTLSGESLVSITNTHGAAHRIRLVSWVKGEPLAKTDRSEAALESLGRMLGRFDAALKGFMHPGALRDLDWDIRTAARSAGRLSHVANAEDRALVERFLKRFTTVASRLPTLRAAVIHNDANDWNVLVDDADHDRICGLIDFGDALHTPVIAEVAIAAAYAGLNHADPIGATAAIIRGFHAEYPLLEEEVDLLFDLISMRLITSVTISASRRVNAEDNPYLTISERPAWTLLRKLDRMNPRFATAILRKACGFEAVPGARAVIDWIETNRKSLAPLLEKPAATYPAALVPFADPVHPMTIASAAERPDEAQAIWEAYCRETGVELGIGPFAEERTVYAGEMFVSRFIEGARRTHHLGFDLFQAAGTRVFTPLAATVVSVEVERDPLGYGCLIALRHEPEGCPPFISLWGHLAHEAVNRLKAGDRLEAGALVGEMGAPKENGGWAPHLHLQISTDTTLSATEILGVGEPRYLDVWAELFPDARTFAGITKEFYKRQGRSHEEIVKMRRELLLPNLSISYDKPIKFVRGEGVWLIDDSGRAYLDCFNNVCHIGHAHPAVVEAMARQAATLNTNTRYLHDNIVAYAERLTATLPKELTVAGFVNSGSEANSLALRMMRAHTGRENAITLDWSYHGTTQELIDISPYKFRRKGGKGPKPHVYIAAVPDSYRAPSDWPIEEHGKRFAESVAEQIAAMKAKGEGPGFFIAESIASVAGQVFLPEGYLKEVYRMVREAGGVCIADEVQVGFGRVGSHWWAFETQGVVPDIVTMGKPIGDGHPLAAVVTTREVTDSFNNGMEYFNTFGGNPVSCAVGLAVLDVIEGQDLRGNALAVGNYLMDAFRDMQKRYQAIGDVRGLGLFIGIELVTDRKSKAPATEFARAVSNGARCRGVLMGTEGPHDNVLKMRPPMIFSRRDADHLIAVLEETFAGVEKTLG, encoded by the coding sequence ATGAACGACATACTAAAGACGAGCCCGAATTTTACCCTCGAAGCCGCAGTCGACCTGCTTAAGGAACATTATGGTCTTGCTGGCAAGGTCTCGCCGCTCGCTAGCGAACGAGACCAGAATTTCAAGGTGGAATCGGCCGAGGGGACCTTCATCCTCAAGATCGTCAATGCAGCCGAGCCGGCGGTGGAAAGCGATTTCCAGACTGCACTCCTCGCCCATCTCGCCACCCATGCCGGCGATCTGCCGGTGCCGCATATCCGCCCAACGCTGTCAGGCGAAAGCTTGGTCAGCATCACCAATACTCACGGCGCCGCGCACCGCATCCGCCTTGTCAGCTGGGTCAAGGGCGAGCCGCTCGCCAAGACGGACCGCAGTGAAGCCGCGCTCGAATCCCTCGGCCGCATGCTCGGTCGCTTCGACGCCGCCCTGAAGGGCTTCATGCATCCCGGCGCGCTGCGCGATCTCGACTGGGACATCCGCACTGCTGCCCGCTCGGCGGGCCGCCTTTCGCATGTAGCAAATGCCGAAGACCGCGCCCTCGTCGAACGCTTCCTCAAGCGCTTCACCACCGTCGCGTCGCGCCTTCCGACGTTGCGTGCCGCCGTCATCCACAATGACGCCAACGATTGGAACGTGCTGGTTGATGACGCCGACCACGACCGCATCTGCGGCCTGATCGATTTCGGCGATGCGCTGCACACGCCGGTTATCGCGGAGGTGGCGATCGCCGCCGCTTATGCCGGTCTCAATCATGCCGACCCGATCGGCGCCACCGCTGCCATCATCAGGGGCTTCCACGCCGAGTATCCGCTGCTTGAAGAGGAAGTCGATCTCCTCTTCGACCTCATCTCGATGCGCCTCATCACATCGGTGACCATCTCCGCCTCGCGCCGTGTCAACGCTGAGGACAATCCGTATCTCACGATCAGCGAGCGCCCGGCCTGGACGCTGCTGCGCAAGCTCGACCGCATGAACCCGCGCTTCGCTACCGCCATCCTGCGCAAGGCCTGCGGCTTCGAGGCCGTGCCCGGCGCCCGCGCGGTCATCGACTGGATCGAGACAAACCGCAAGTCGCTCGCGCCCCTCCTCGAAAAGCCCGCGGCGACCTATCCCGCCGCGCTCGTGCCTTTTGCGGACCCCGTCCATCCGATGACGATCGCCTCCGCCGCCGAGCGGCCGGACGAGGCGCAAGCAATCTGGGAGGCCTATTGCCGCGAGACCGGCGTCGAGCTCGGCATCGGCCCCTTCGCCGAGGAACGTACCGTCTATGCCGGCGAGATGTTCGTCTCCCGCTTCATCGAAGGCGCGCGCCGCACGCACCATCTCGGCTTCGATCTCTTCCAAGCCGCCGGCACTAGGGTCTTCACGCCGCTTGCCGCGACTGTCGTCAGCGTCGAGGTCGAGAGGGATCCACTCGGTTATGGCTGCCTGATCGCACTGCGCCACGAGCCCGAGGGCTGCCCGCCCTTCATCTCGCTGTGGGGCCATCTCGCCCATGAAGCCGTCAACCGCCTGAAGGCCGGCGACCGGTTGGAAGCTGGCGCGCTGGTCGGCGAAATGGGCGCGCCGAAGGAAAACGGCGGTTGGGCGCCTCATCTCCACCTACAGATCTCCACCGACACTACGCTTTCTGCCACCGAAATCCTTGGCGTCGGCGAGCCGCGCTATCTCGACGTCTGGGCGGAACTCTTTCCCGATGCCCGCACCTTCGCCGGCATCACTAAGGAGTTTTACAAACGCCAGGGTCGCTCGCATGAGGAGATCGTCAAGATGCGGCGCGAGCTGCTCCTGCCGAACCTCTCGATCTCCTACGACAAGCCGATCAAGTTCGTCCGCGGCGAAGGCGTCTGGCTGATCGATGACAGCGGCCGGGCCTATCTCGACTGCTTCAACAATGTCTGCCACATCGGCCATGCCCATCCCGCCGTAGTAGAGGCGATGGCCCGGCAGGCGGCGACGCTCAACACCAACACGCGCTACCTGCACGATAACATCGTCGCCTATGCCGAGCGACTCACGGCGACGCTGCCGAAGGAGCTGACGGTCGCCGGCTTCGTTAACAGCGGCTCGGAAGCCAACAGCCTGGCGTTGCGCATGATGCGCGCCCATACCGGCCGCGAAAACGCCATTACGCTCGACTGGTCTTATCACGGCACGACGCAGGAGCTGATCGACATCAGCCCCTACAAGTTCCGCCGCAAGGGCGGCAAGGGCCCCAAGCCGCATGTCTATATCGCTGCCGTGCCGGACAGTTATCGTGCTCCGTCGGACTGGCCGATCGAGGAGCACGGCAAGCGATTTGCCGAAAGCGTCGCCGAACAAATTGCCGCCATGAAGGCCAAGGGCGAAGGTCCGGGCTTCTTCATCGCCGAATCCATCGCGAGCGTCGCGGGCCAGGTCTTCCTGCCGGAGGGCTATCTCAAAGAGGTTTACCGGATGGTGCGCGAAGCGGGCGGCGTCTGCATCGCCGATGAGGTTCAGGTCGGCTTCGGCCGCGTCGGCAGCCATTGGTGGGCTTTCGAAACGCAGGGCGTCGTGCCCGACATCGTCACCATGGGCAAACCGATCGGCGACGGCCATCCGCTCGCCGCCGTCGTTACGACCCGCGAAGTCACCGACAGCTTCAACAACGGCATGGAATATTTCAATACCTTCGGCGGCAACCCGGTCTCCTGCGCCGTCGGCCTTGCCGTGCTCGACGTCATAGAGGGCCAGGACCTGCGCGGCAATGCGCTTGCCGTCGGCAATTACCTGATGGACGCCTTCCGCGACATGCAGAAGCGCTACCAGGCAATCGGTGACGTGCGCGGCCTCGGCCTCTTCATCGGCATCGAGCTTGTCACGGACCGCAAGTCCAAGGCGCCCGCCACCGAATTCGCCCGCGCCGTCTCCAACGGTGCGCGCTGCCGCGGCGTCTTGATGGGCACCGAAGGCCCGCATGACAACGTGCTGAAGATGCGCCCGCCGATGATCTTCTCCAGGCGCGACGCCGATCATCTGATCGCCGTGCTTGAGGAAACCTTCGCCGGCGTAGAGAAGACGCTCGGCTAA